The Euphorbia lathyris chromosome 8, ddEupLath1.1, whole genome shotgun sequence genome has a window encoding:
- the LOC136202881 gene encoding uncharacterized protein, with translation MKGEVQLEMVGAEGNHTDSDPLLVNQADSLSPPPIISTEINSEEDIENGSIPSCRICLESDCEPGDELISPCMCKGTQQFVHRSCLDHWRSIKEGFAFSHCTTCKAQFHLRVELFEDNSWRRMKFRLFVTRDVVIVFLAVQTIIAAMGGFAYLMDKDGAFRNSFSDGWDRILSKHPIPFYYCIGVVAFFVLLGFFGLILHCSSFNTNDPTMAGCQNCCYGWGILDCFPASMEACFALVLVFVVIFAILGIAYGFLAATMAIQKIWQRHYHILTKRELTKEYIVEDLHGCYTPPKLDPEHEERLKMLKLL, from the exons ATGAAAGGGGAAGTGCAATTGGAGATGGTGGGCGCAGAAGGGAATCACACCGACTCTGATCCTCTGCTGGTAAACCAGGCTGATTCATTATCGCCGCCACCTATAATTTCGACTGAAATTAACTCTGAAGAAGATATTGAGAACGGCTCTATTCCTAGCTGCCGCATTTGTCTCGAGAGCGATTGCGAACCAG GTGATGAATTAATATCCCCTTGCATGTGCAAAGGCACACAACAGTTTGTCCATCGCTCATGCCTTGATCATTGGCGCTCAATTAAA GAAGGATTTGCTTTCTCTCACTGCACAACTTGCAAAGCTCAATTTCATCTTCGAGTTGAATTATTTGAGGACAACTCGTGGCGTAGAATGAAATTTAGACTTTTTGTGACAAGAGATGTTGTCATTGTATTTTTGGCAGTGCAAACT ATAATCGCTGCAATGGGTGGCTTTGCATATCTTATGGATAAGGATGGTGCCTTCAGAAACTCATTTAGTGATGGTTGGGATCGAATCTTGTCAAAACATCCTATACCATTTTATTATTGTATAG GGGTAGTGGCGTTCTTTGTGCTTCTTGGGTTTTTTGGCCTAATTCTACACTGTTCTTCCTTCAATACTAATGATCCAACAATGGCTGGGTGCCAGAACTGCTGCTATGGATGGGGAATTTTAGACTGTTTTCCTGCTTCGATGGAGGCATGCTTTGCATTGGTTCTGGTTTTTGTGGTTATCTTTGCCATTCTTGGCATAGCTTACGGTTTCCTTGCTGCCACCATGGCCATTCAGAAGATATGGCAGAGACACTACCACATACTTACTAAGAGGGAGCTCACAAAG GAATACATAGTAGAGGATCTACATGGCTGTTATACACCACCAAAATTGGATCCTGAACATGAAGAACGCCTGAAAATGCTCAAGCTTTTGTGA